A genomic segment from Candidatus Brocadia sinica JPN1 encodes:
- a CDS encoding beta-ketoacyl-[acyl-carrier-protein] synthase family protein, which translates to MKKRVVITGLGVASPLGCSKEDFWNNLIAGKSGVAPMSSLDLSPYKCKLGGEIRDLKPEIHLGSKGLKYLNKGTRFLGSAAKMAIDDAKLPTDGSLSEQMGIVIGSSLGNFSETTDYFYEIIRNNPSELSPMLSYDVALNSSINYVSVIFKIKGLARTISAGFTSSTDAIADASKMIQRDMAKVIVAGGVEQISIDLYLIFYLRGLLSGLDGTREASLPFDKARNGFVMSEGSYVVILEELQHALDRGAHIYAEVKGFGNTFVGGKNHPAEVRVRRAEKAMNDALEDAGVKKGDVDLISANANGCKMQDAVEAKAIQSLFGANSNCIPLSAIKSNIGESYGTSGAAQLISSLMSINTGQIPHIINHSNKDPEINLNLVLEKSLKKEIQNAVINAMDYEGNNSCLVISKYNK; encoded by the coding sequence ATGAAAAAGCGAGTCGTTATTACCGGTTTAGGTGTCGCATCCCCTCTGGGATGTAGCAAAGAGGACTTCTGGAATAATCTTATTGCCGGAAAGTCGGGTGTTGCACCCATGTCTTCTCTGGACCTCTCTCCCTATAAATGCAAACTGGGCGGTGAGATAAGAGACCTTAAACCCGAAATACACCTCGGCAGCAAGGGTTTAAAGTACTTGAACAAGGGTACACGATTCCTGGGATCAGCTGCTAAGATGGCCATTGATGATGCAAAACTTCCAACAGATGGTTCCCTATCAGAACAGATGGGTATCGTTATCGGCTCATCTCTGGGCAACTTTTCGGAAACAACGGATTATTTTTATGAAATTATCAGGAATAATCCATCCGAATTATCACCCATGCTCAGCTACGATGTTGCATTGAATTCTTCCATCAACTACGTCTCGGTCATCTTTAAAATCAAGGGACTTGCCCGCACCATATCAGCAGGTTTTACGTCCAGTACCGATGCCATAGCGGATGCATCTAAGATGATTCAACGGGATATGGCCAAGGTAATTGTGGCAGGCGGCGTCGAGCAGATATCCATTGATTTGTATCTGATATTTTACCTGCGCGGCCTGTTATCGGGTCTTGATGGTACAAGAGAGGCGAGTTTACCCTTTGATAAGGCGCGAAATGGTTTTGTCATGTCAGAGGGCAGTTACGTGGTCATCCTTGAAGAGCTTCAGCACGCACTTGACAGAGGAGCCCATATCTATGCAGAGGTAAAAGGCTTTGGTAATACCTTCGTGGGCGGTAAAAACCATCCGGCAGAAGTAAGAGTGCGTCGTGCCGAAAAGGCCATGAACGATGCACTGGAAGACGCAGGGGTAAAAAAAGGGGATGTTGATCTCATCAGTGCAAATGCAAATGGATGCAAGATGCAGGATGCAGTGGAGGCAAAGGCAATCCAGTCTTTATTTGGTGCAAATAGCAATTGTATTCCCTTATCAGCAATAAAATCGAACATCGGAGAATCGTACGGTACCTCCGGTGCAGCACAACTCATTTCATCGCTCATGTCAATAAACACAGGTCAAATACCGCACATTATCAATCACAGCAACAAAGATCCAGAAATCAATCTGAATCTCGTTCTGGAAAAATCACTCAAAAAAGAAATTCAAAACGCAGTGATAAATGCCATGGATTATGAGGGAAATAATTCATGTCTGGTGATAAGCAAATATAACAAATAG
- a CDS encoding beta-ketoacyl-[acyl-carrier-protein] synthase family protein: MPQVVITGLGLVTPIGVGVKQSWESFIQGRNGANEMKSFDTSKYKVHRSCEVKNFQWDFELENQIKENTIHKYVYYAAREALQESGLLHDKKSDRERFGIAIGTLAAELTPFERLLRLDTSKKDNGFDKIVAAVYPPNSITNILAHYFDFEGPTMISLNACSSGNHAIAWAYDLLVDNKMDVVMVGGGDMIPQTEFTHFHNLKALAPDRCQPFDKNRQGLMIGEGAGILIMERYEFAKKRGAAIIAEMAGYGLSCDGFHMTAPHPEGDGAVKCMSDALRMAKLSPADIGYINAHGTGTPHNDKTETIAIKRVFNKGAYKIPCSSTKSMIGHLMGAASAVESVVCCLVLRHGIVPPTINYETPDPECDLDYAPNAARELKVKHVLNNSFAFGGNNATTIFSRMG; the protein is encoded by the coding sequence ATGCCACAGGTTGTAATTACGGGATTAGGATTGGTCACACCCATTGGGGTTGGTGTTAAGCAAAGCTGGGAATCGTTCATCCAGGGCAGGAACGGGGCCAATGAGATGAAGTCCTTTGATACCTCTAAATATAAAGTTCATCGCTCCTGTGAAGTAAAAAATTTCCAATGGGACTTTGAATTAGAGAATCAGATTAAGGAAAACACCATCCATAAATACGTTTACTATGCAGCCAGAGAGGCATTGCAGGAAAGTGGTTTGTTACATGACAAGAAATCCGATCGGGAACGGTTTGGTATTGCCATAGGGACGCTTGCAGCCGAATTAACGCCATTTGAAAGGCTTTTGCGTTTAGATACCTCAAAAAAAGATAACGGTTTCGATAAAATCGTTGCAGCCGTTTACCCGCCCAATTCGATTACCAATATTCTCGCTCACTATTTTGATTTTGAGGGTCCAACCATGATCTCACTGAATGCCTGTTCATCGGGCAATCACGCCATTGCCTGGGCTTATGACCTCCTTGTGGATAATAAGATGGATGTCGTAATGGTTGGCGGCGGTGACATGATTCCTCAAACGGAATTTACCCACTTTCACAACCTCAAAGCCCTGGCTCCTGATCGTTGTCAGCCTTTCGATAAAAATCGTCAGGGACTCATGATTGGGGAAGGGGCCGGGATACTGATTATGGAGCGTTACGAGTTTGCCAAAAAACGCGGGGCAGCGATTATTGCTGAAATGGCTGGTTATGGTTTGAGCTGTGATGGATTTCACATGACGGCGCCCCACCCAGAGGGTGACGGCGCAGTAAAATGCATGAGCGATGCGTTAAGGATGGCAAAGCTTTCTCCCGCAGATATCGGTTACATCAATGCCCACGGTACGGGTACACCCCATAACGATAAGACGGAAACTATTGCTATAAAACGCGTATTTAACAAGGGCGCATATAAGATTCCCTGCAGTTCTACCAAATCTATGATTGGTCATCTCATGGGCGCTGCGAGTGCGGTAGAATCGGTCGTTTGCTGCCTGGTACTCAGGCATGGTATAGTTCCCCCGACGATTAATTATGAAACACCCGACCCGGAATGCGACCTCGATTATGCACCCAATGCGGCACGCGAGTTAAAAGTGAAGCATGTCTTAAATAACTCCTTTGCCTTTGGTGGTAACAACGCTACGACGATATTCAGTAGGATGGGTTAG